TAAGACGCAAAGATAGAATCAGATTTTTTGGAAAGACATTGCAATCTGAAATTGGCATAAGTTTACAGTACAATCACAAATGTCAAAACTATAACGTATGCATCGGACAGTATGTGGAAGTTTATAAGGAATTTCCCATGTAAGCATTTAGAGCGAGCCTTGAGAAACAAAGCATATTGCACAACATCAGGCTCATTTCCACAGAGGAGTATGATGGGTATATTTCATAAGCAGAACATTGTTAATATAATTGAATACAATTTTATGCTGACTATCATTGCCTAAACTTCATAGGCTTAAATATTGTCGACCAAGTTAAATTTAAAACCTTAGGAAGCCACATTGGCAAGCACCCAGAtaaagggtatatatatatatggcaaacTGATACACCAATTCCTTATATTCATGCAGAAATGTGTCTATTTTAGCTTGATTCCAGAGCCTTCTTTGAACGGTTTTGAGTCAATTCATCTAAGGCCCTTTAAAAGCTATGACTGACCTTACAGCCTTTCTAGAGAGGTTTTGAGCCAATTGATCTCTAGGGCATTTCATTTGTTATGTTTTCATCTATTTTAAAACAAATTTTGATTGGTGTTGAGGGTAGAGATGCACACTGGAGTGAAGCTTGACTTTGAAGAAGTAAGTGTCATGTGGGGTAGTTTTTACAATTTAATTATATGATCCGAGTCCGTGGGGTGTAAAACATTTTCGTAGTATCAAAAATGGATCATGTTATTGTGAAGAATACTGCTCATAGCATTCTGACTGAGGTTgtccctttttcttccaaaaatattgAAGAAACAAAACATTTGGAAATGGACTTgtgaattttttgtgttttttataaCTGTCTTCAAACTCCAACAGTTTTCTACCTTGTGATTTTTTTTGGTTTGTTATAGTTGTAAAATGTATGAATCCTTTATCATCCTAGATTTCATTTATCTATTATGTTGACTAATTTATGGCTGAATTGGTTTGACAGGGTGGCAGACAACAAGCTCACACAATCCTTCTTTGCAACTTACTCAATGACAGGGTGGCAGCATGTTGCAGCAATTGAGCAGCTTTTTGAATTAGTAGTTTTTCATCAAGGTGTATTCAAAACAGCAAGAGATGGAATTAGACTTGCATCATTTATTTAGTTATATTTTGGTCAAGCATATTGACTTGATAGCATTGTAACATGTACAAATCTGgtgtttaataaaaaaattattggaagGGGTTAAAAACCCCTTCTAAAGGCTGAAGGGAATAATCACTGGCCATGGTTATTCCTTGAGGTCGTGTTTTGTGACAGCTTAAAGAATGGTCAGGCCAAGACCATTCTTTAAGTTTTGTGCctcgttttcttttctttttttttattagtttaatttttatttaagcaTTTATTAATTTCAATTTCAGCACTAAAgttaaatttcacaattttgaaaataaatctaTCATTACCCTCTTTAAATATTTTATGAATCCTTACAAAAGCCAAATTTGCTCACTTTATGGATGCAATTCACACTACATAACTATGCCACTACGAATTTAAAAATGGTAGTCACATGATTAATAATATGATAGAAACCAATCATGAATTACCCTTACAAAAATACCATTAAAAGAGCATCATGAATTCACTTTATTATTGCAATCAATCTGCATAACATAAGAATTTCAccataattataataaaatatgtattttGATAACATATTAACACTATCTCATATTCCATAACTAAAAACAAATCATAATACGACAACTTAACATACCCATCACATTTAAGTTGCATATTCAAAACTATAATCA
The nucleotide sequence above comes from Cryptomeria japonica chromosome 11, Sugi_1.0, whole genome shotgun sequence. Encoded proteins:
- the LOC131041281 gene encoding uncharacterized protein LOC131041281, whose product is MRAKIFFQVDVIVLSREKVCGVGHLNSRNTEKLQSLKLTCLVRLTRMITNGTWVADNKLTQSFFATYSMTGWQHVAAIEQLFELVVFHQGVFKTARDGIRLASFI